CGCGGACGCCCGCGCCGACGCCCTGGCAGACCTGGCGCCTCTCCTCCCGCCCGACCTCCGCACCCAGGCCCTCCAGGAGGCCCTGGCCGCCGCCCGCCAGATCGAGGACGAGGACGCCCGCGCCGACGCCCTGGCAGACCTGGCGCCTCTCCTCCCGCCCGACCTCCGCACCCAGGCCCTCCAGGAGACCCTGGCCGCCGCCCGCCAGATCGAGGACGAGGACGACCGCGCCCGCGCCCTGGCAGACCTGGCATCCGGCCTGGCCGGCCTGCCGCGCGCCGAACTGTACGCCCTCTGGCGCGAGACCCTGCGGGTATTGGCGGCGCGCCGGCGGCGTAGCCTGCTGAGCGACCTGGGCGCCCTGAAAGAGGTCATCCTGGCATTGGGTACGGAAAAAGCCCTGGAGGAAACCGCCCGCGCCATCCTCGACGTGGGCCGCTGGTGGCCGTAACAGCAGTTGACAGTCACCTCGGAGGTATCAGGTGACAGTCACCTTGAAGGTGACTGTCACCTGCCTGTCACCTGGGGGATGGTGACTGCCCCCACTGCATGTTACATATACACTACCTCGATCTCCTCCATCGGCTTGCGGCGGTTCTCCCGCAGGCGCTTGGAGAAGATCAGCAGGTCATCCCCATCCTGATAGAAGTCGTGCACCACTGCCTCGACCTGATAGCCGCAGTGGGTGTATAGGGCACGCGCTGGGGAAAAGAGCGGGGAGCTGGAGGTCTCAATCAGGACCTTGCGCCCCCCTTTGCCGGCGATCTCCTCCTCGGCCTCGTGCAGGAGCTGGCTCCCAATGCCCCGCTGATGCGCCTCCGGGGAGACCGCGATCCAGTACACATCGTACGTCCCTTCGGTCAACGAATGGGGGCCAAAGCAAATGTAGCCCAGAACCACACTGCCCTCGCGGTACACGCGAAAGGAATAGCCACTGCGCTCCTCACCCTCGTTCAGGTACTGAGACCAGAGCTCCTGGACGCACTGGACCTCCCCGGCGGTAAAGACGCCGGCCTGCTGGGTGATGCGTAATATACTTGGACCGTCGACATCTGTCGCTGGCTCGACCATACAAGTGCCTCTCTTGCAGGGCAATATCAACGATATGTTCCACCATATCGGCGTAGGACATACCGGCCTGGGCGGCGGCGCGGAAGAAGCCGGCGTCCGGCGCGATATCCGGATTGCAGTTCACCTCAATCACATAGGGCATGCCCTCTGGCGAAACCCGCATATCCACCCGGGCATATCCCTGACAGCCGATGATCTCCCACACGGCCACGGCGATGGAGGAGATGGCACTGCGCAGTTCATCGTCCAGGGAGGAGCAGAAGACCGCCGGCGTGTGCTGATACTCGAACGAGCCCTCCTCCCACTTGGCGGCATAGGAGACGATGCGCTGGCACGGGTCGGCGAAGGCGCTGAAATCGATCTCCGCCAGGGGGAGGAGCTGGGGCGGCTCGCCCCACAGGGCCACATTGAACTCCCGGCCGGCGATGAAGGCCTCCACCAGCGCCGCCTGGCGATAGGTCTCGCGGATGTAGGCCACGCGCCGGCGCACCTCCGCCAGGGAATGGGCCACGGCAGGATATTCCACCCCCACACTGCCGTCCTCCGCCACCGGCTTGACGATGACGGGATAGCCCAACCCCAGATCGGCATCGTCCTGCAGTTCGTCCTCGTGCTGGAAGATGCGCCAGGGAGGGGTCGGTATCCCGTGCTGGGCCAGGAGGGCTTTGGTGCGCCCTTTATGGGTGGTCAGGGCCAGGGTATCGCCGCGCGCGCCGGTGAAGCAGTAGCCCATGGCCTCCAGCGCCCAGGCAACGCGCGCTTCTTCAAAAAGCCGGCCTTCCCCTCCATCCACCAGGTTGAAGACGGCCCACTCGGTGGGCGGATACCAGTGCGCCAGTTCCTCGACCTCGCCGCGCAGTGGCACAATGGTCGCCGTATAACCCTTGGCCCGCAGGGCTTCCTCCACTGCCAGCGCACAGCCCACCATACTGTGCTCGGCCAACAGGTCGCGGGGTTCCCCCTTGACCAGCCGCTGGCTGTCGCGGAAGAGCACCACGACGCCGGCGATCTCCCGAGCCACTTCTGCCATTTCCCCCTCCTATTCCTTTGTCAGTGCGCGCTCAACCAGGCTTGCCCTTGGCCACGGAGCTGTCGCTGGGCAGCCGGCCGGCGGAAGGATGCCCCACCGCAAAGGCCATGCCGTAGCGTTCCAGCGCCAGGTTCAGTATCTCGTTAATCAACGTGGTATAGTCCACCCCGCCGGCGCGCGCCGCAATGACGATGTCACTGTACGTCGGGTTCAGGCCGGGCAGGGTGTTGATCTCCATCAGCATGGGCCGGCCGGCGGCGTCCAGCCGGAAATCCACCCGCGCCACATCCAGGCCGCCCAGCACTTCAAACGCCTGGACGGCCAGCCTCTGCAGTTGCTCCGCCAGCGCGGCATCAATGGGCGCCGGGCAGAGGTAGTTCAGGTCCAGCGCCTTATCGGTCTTCAGGTAACTGCTGTAGGGCGTGCCGGCCTCGGACACAGGGCTGACGTCGATCTCCAGTACCGGGAAGACGTGGAAGCCCTCCGCGTCGTAGAAGCCGGGCCGGCGGCGTTCGCCGCCGCGCAGACGGTTCCCCACCAGCCCGACGGTGAACTCCCGCCCCGGCAGATAGGCCTCCACCAGCGCCGGCTGGCGGTAGCGCGCGATC
This genomic stretch from Anaerolineae bacterium harbors:
- a CDS encoding GNAT family N-acetyltransferase; the encoded protein is MYREGSVVLGYICFGPHSLTEGTYDVYWIAVSPEAHQRGIGSQLLHEAEEEIAGKGGRKVLIETSSSPLFSPARALYTHCGYQVEAVVHDFYQDGDDLLIFSKRLRENRRKPMEEIEVVYM
- a CDS encoding ATP-grasp domain-containing protein, whose product is MAEVAREIAGVVVLFRDSQRLVKGEPRDLLAEHSMVGCALAVEEALRAKGYTATIVPLRGEVEELAHWYPPTEWAVFNLVDGGEGRLFEEARVAWALEAMGYCFTGARGDTLALTTHKGRTKALLAQHGIPTPPWRIFQHEDELQDDADLGLGYPVIVKPVAEDGSVGVEYPAVAHSLAEVRRRVAYIRETYRQAALVEAFIAGREFNVALWGEPPQLLPLAEIDFSAFADPCQRIVSYAAKWEEGSFEYQHTPAVFCSSLDDELRSAISSIAVAVWEIIGCQGYARVDMRVSPEGMPYVIEVNCNPDIAPDAGFFRAAAQAGMSYADMVEHIVDIALQERHLYGRASDRCRRSKYITHHPAGRRLYRRGGPVRPGALVSVPERG